CCAATCATTTTCCAGGACATTTCCAGGAGAGGGCGGTGTAATCTGCTACTTCATAAAGGGAAAATACAAAGTTTTGATACAGTTATGTCAGTTTAGTTTGTGTTGAGTTTATGAGCTCCAGCAGTACATTGCTGCCACTATGATAAAAGTTTCaacattcaagattcaagagttttattgttgttatgtcACGTACTCATACAGGGTGAGCAGTGAAATGCAAAGTGGCAGTGCGCACAAGATTGTGCAAACAACAActatacaaatatatttaaaatgtaatacaaaTTAAAGGGACAAAGGTATtatttttacagtaaatataagtGTGAATAGTATAAtaagtgtatgtatgtgtattctctgtatgtagctctatgaatgtgtgtgtgtgtgtgtgtgtgtgtgtgtgtgtgtgaaggtgtgtgtgtgaaggtgtgtggaTAAGAGGGGCAGCGTGTGGCGCTTGGCTGGCGCCCTGGTGAGTTCAGAGTTCACAGTCCAGATGGCCTGGGGAAAGAaactctctcagtctctctgtttTGGCTGCGTGCCTGCATGGCTGCGTGGCTGCATGGCTGCGTGGCTGCGGAGGCGCTTACCTGACCGCAGCAGCTGGAACAGTCTGTTGTTTGGGTGGTGAGGATCCTTCATAATCCTACAGGCTCTGGTTCTGCACCTCCTGGTGTACAAGTCCTGCAGGGAGGGGAGTGTGGTTCCAGTAGTGCGTTCGGCAGAGCCCTCCTGTCCTGCGCGGAGCTGTTGCTAAACCAGGCAGTGATGCTTCCTGTCAGGATGCTCTCTGCAGCTCCAGAGTAGAAATACTGAAGGATCCTCAGGGAGACTCTGAATATCTTCAGCTGTCGGAGGTGGTGAAGgcgctgccttgccttgcctttaaAGGCATATTTGCTTAGTTTTTCTTTACATGAAAAGTTTCTTGGAGTTTACATccatatctgtccaaaatgtcatcactacatcatttgATCCTTTAGgacatgtgtgtgaaattgtcataattagcgtaggaattcttgagttatggccaataacgtgttttgtgagatcacagtgacctttgaccaccaaattctaatcaggtcatccttgagtccaagtggacatttgtgccaaatttgaagaaattccctccaggcgttacTGAGACATCACAAGAATGAtccggacggacggacggacaacccgaaaacatcaTCATGCCGCCGCGCCGGCGATAGCTGTGGCTAGAGGCATTATGTAAAAACATTTACCGAAACATAAAACTATCATGCTTTCAAATTATGAATAGGAATTTGATGTGTGGAAAATCTGTTAACTGCAGACAGATGATTCAAAGACATGTTTATTcattctgtattttattaatgtaatgATGGTACATTAGGACAGAACAAAAAAATGCTTTGTGAAAGAATCTCTGTATTTATGAGTCGATCCACAGAAAATCTATCTATATTtagataattaattaatcagttAAGTCATTTTATCAATTGAAAACACTCAACTATTCTTTGGTGTCAGCTTCTCCAGTGTGAGGATTTAatgattttctctgttttctatcATTGTAAGCTGATTATCTTTGGATGCTTTTGTCCAAATATATCATCAAAAATTGCAACCTTGCATAAAAACAGGTGAAGTTATTTTTGGGGCGTGTAAAGTTTGTCCATAGCTTGAAGGTAAGAAGGAGCAGTTCCTTTCAATGCCTTATAGGCCAACATCAGTCTAAAGTCTCGAACTGGATGTGTCGGAGGAGccgctggttctggttctgtattcacatttcttttagcGTATCCTGAATGTTATTTAACAGAAACACGGGACTCTCCCAGATGATGTAACGATCTCTTATGTTTATGTTATGACCACCAGTTTTAATTCATTCAACTTTGTTTCTGATAAATCATGTTATGTACTTAAAGACTGTATATTGGAAGTGGACGTCGTCACCGTGACGTCGccactttcatgaactgaaaacacaccgtgaaagggttaaagttgtaagatgaaaacacagacaactcccagaccggacaacgccgtgatagcgacctgtcaatcacaaagtagccacgccctaaagcaccccctgctttatggcctatttgactctaaatgggaccataatttactaaatgaacatcatgctgtattgaagaagacttgaaactagcaactgagaccataaactcatgtttacaatgtttcctgaggtaataaatcaagtgagaggtaggctcattttctcatagacttctatacaatcacatttgtctttgcaaccagaggagtcgccccctgctggctattaggaagaatgcaagtttaaggcacttcagcttcggcttcacttttcagatccgaAGGCTGCCGCCTGTTTGTACGTCAGTTTGGCAGACAGctctaaatactacaatacccatgaTCCTCGGCCACCGTTGCCATAGAGAAGAAGCCAGTCAAAGGCGGAAGCTTCACAATAGAAAGAGAAGGTTGGTCTAGGGGTTAGCACTATTGATGATCAGTTTAAACCTCTTCAATCTGACCACTGAGACTAGACTGCAGAGGGCCCAAAGTAAAACATTCTAACTCAGTATTTAGAGCCCAGTTTCACCGTTGTGGTTCAATAATGATCGAGGGTCACTGATGTTTTTTACTGGACTAGTCAACATTCAGGTTCAACAGTATTCTCCCATCATGCAACACTGTGGGGACATCAACTATATGGAAGTTTGAATCatttcattacatttggtgTCTGAATTACATTGTTTTTATCTCGTACACACGTGAACACAGTTATTCATCTTTTGTAGTGATTCAACCAGGAACATTTCATGTCCATCAAAGCTGTAGTCAACGTGAGTCACATAACATTATCTATGGGAAAAATGAACGGTACTTTTACGTCTGTAGCTCTTCATCAGTTGTGGCTTGGTTACAGGTGGGAAAATGAAGTTGCACCAGGGTTTGCGCCGCCGTACAGATGCTCCCTCAGAAAGACCAGCATCTTCCTCCAGGCGTCTTCTTGAGCGTGAGAATGTGCCACCATTTCGCCGCCCCACAGAACCACCACTGCAAAGACAACAGGCAACTGAAACAGCCGTCACACCTCCAAACTCAAGTCCTGATTTTGGCACCTTAACTTTGAATCATTCAGAGATAAATCTTCCCGGTCTGAGGGTCAACCTACCCGTCTGAGATGATGGGCCGACAGTTGTGAAGGTGCTGGCTCGGGCGAACGGTGTGAACGGAGGTTCGATCAGGTGACCGGCGTTCGGGTACGACAGGACAGTCAGCAGGTGGCTGTTCCCCGCCTGCTTCATCATCTCCTTCATCtggaaaacaggaagtaaaaaacCTATTGTCATATTTGTATGTTTAATTCCTGACATTAAAAGGTCTGTGAGCAAAATGTTGCTTTTCACTAAATTCAATACATTATTTTGCATGAGATCTAACACAATAACATGCcagcataaaaaataacacaaaaaaacatttggtccTGGTGAAAACAACATATATTTTGTTGAGATTCTTGTGTGCAGAGGTGTGTAAAAACACTACATAGTTTGGTTTGCAACAATAGAAACTGTTACACCACTTTGCTCTATTCCTTGTTATATCCCTTTATGTTTGCtgtgtttgtaaaataaaatgacatctGAAATTTTTTGTGTGCTCTATTTATTCATATAATTAATTAACTTTacttatcttttatttaataatggcCATTTTGTAATTCAATATATTCCAGTAACGATTCAGTTTCCTCTCAGCAACCAGTAAAGTTTAATCCTGGAGCTTCAAACCTCTGGACCCAGCTTGTTATTCACACAGGATGTCGTCATGTCAGTAAACTCACGTCCATTGCAGACTCCTGGGCGGGCCAGTTCTGATCGTCCTCAGCGACAACCAGCAACAGAGGACACTTGAGTCGTCCCACCTGCTCagagacaaacagcagcagcgttTCAGCTTTTATCACCGGCTGCAGCTTTGAATATCTATATCACCTGTGGAATCATTTATCTGTGGATTTTTGAGGCATTACTCAGAGCTAGAGAGGCAAGATTAGCCACAGATACTTCACTTTGTTGTAGACTCAGCTGAAAACgaaagaatataaaataaattcatcCACATCGCCGTTTAGTCTCTAAACACATAGATACAACATAATGCAAACCATCTGCAGTGCAGAACTTTTGTCTCCCCCCTCTGGCAGTGAgagtaaatacacaaacactgtggacaTGCTGATGACATATGCCTGCAGGTGAGCTCACCACATCTCCCCCCGCCTCCAGGAGCGCTCTCTTCAAGTCTTCCCTTGCAAATAAGGCCAGAgggaaataaaattaaaaaaaaggaaaataactttaatccttcctctgaatgccaagttatttttttttatctggagCATCCACTCCCGAAACTTTGGTTGGGCGCTTCTTAGGATTTAGGAGTATTGCCATATTCCTAGCTGCTGCTCCGTCGCTATGGTCTCCCCCTTCCTGTCCCCTTTAGCTCTGGCCGGTTGGTATAAAACGCATCACTTCTGGCGCACCAGCAAGGGAAAGTCGCCACAGACACCACAACTACGGTATACTACAAAATACAGAGAGCTTTCCCTGGTGGCAATAGGCTTAATCAACATTGTGTGAACTTGGGCTTGACATTTTGTGTATGGGTTCTGGGTGTTTcatatcttgtgtgtgtgtgtgtgtgtgtgtgtgtgtgtgtgtgtgtgtgtttgtgtgtgtgtgtgtgtgtgtgtgtgtgtgtgtgtgtgtgtgtgcgtgtgcgtgtgcgtgtgcgtgtgcgtgtgcgtgtgcgtgtgtgtgtgtgtgaaaagtcCGAAATAAAATAATCCCAAAAAGAGGAAAAGGCAGAGAGAAATTCTGCCTGGTGGTACTCACGTCCACTTTGAGTGAGGGGTCAGTGGGGATGGGCAGCAGCAGATCTCGCCAGATCACGTGATTCTCCTCGGTGAAGCGAGCCTTATCAACGTTTCTGATTGgacaacataaaaacactaaaaaatgCTTCAGAGAAAGATCAAAGTTTGTCCTGAGGGTGGCGCTAAAGGAAAGGTCTTGGGGTCATTCAAATGTAAGGTTCATTCTCTGGAGAGAGCAAAAATATGAAAGTAACTGAAGGAAGATCAACTTACTGTTTATAGACAATAAATGTTTGCTCTATAGTTGCGTCAATCGGCTGCACATGACTCCCACTAATACACACTATACACCTGAGCTgggagaccacacacacacacacacacacacacacacacacacacacacaacatatacAGAGGTTTACACATGACCAGTGGAGACGGAAACCTGAAATCATTTTAATGGACAAGCAAGATCCaaaaagtgacacagaacagCAAAACTACACAAAATGACAAAGGAGCAATTTATAAAACAACTTTATGTGGaaacaacaattattattatctgaCTATCAACTTAGAGCTTCATGAGCAGCCAGAACACTGAGCAGAAACGTGGCACTGATTAAGGGGTCTccattgtttcctttttttttcgaTCTATGATGATATTTCCCACAAtttactttgttactttgttttTGGGCTGGAGATCCctgttagtttagtttttagtaAACTCCTTTTTCAGTTTAGGGTTATGAGCTGGGTGCGACAACCCATTGCGTGGCCGGCCCAGCGACTTCCCCCTCTTTTGTTCATTTAACTGGGATCTCCAACCCTTTGTTTGCTTAGTTGCattctgacatttatttttttcctgactGATAATAGATTGTTTCCTTTTCACATAACTGTCTCATGGCGTCCTTTCTAGCTTCGTTCTCTCCAGAGCCTTCGTTAGTTTGAGAGGCCGCAAcattgttcatgaatgaatctgttagtgtgttttgtgctgttttggccaaatcgttgctctccacacactatggGTTCAAAACTGTTCAATTTAACACAACATGTCGTTATCTGTGTggtctcacattttcaacatctgttaagatttgaaaaatcttttagcgTGGGCCAGCCTCAAGCTGTATCAAGATGATGGAAGTAACTTTCAGCTAGCCGTCTTACCTTTACAACTTTGGAGTAAACCGCTGTTTTGAGGGTGACACTGGTGCCGAAGGAAAGACCCATCATGGCGATCCTGCTGCTGAGGATCTGAGGATGCTGCTCCAGGAGTCTGTAGGCAGTCTGCAGCAGGAAAACATGTCAGAAAACAAACTGTTACAGCTGTATCACAGAGGCCAGGCTTTGAACATTTTGTGATACAGGCAGAAAAGaaattttaagtttaagtttgtGTGGATTTTCATACTTTATATTAACATGCATATAAACCAAGATTGCACTCTGTATTGTAGAGGATGAAGCTTTGTACGTCTTTCTTCATTTCTTGCGGTCTACATCCTTTTATCTGGTATTCAGTGTTAGATGACATAAACCTTGTGACATCTATAATAACTCAAActtcaaatatttttaattggcaACACGTTTCCATGAACCAGCTCTCATTATGTCTTGGTAGTTTACAGGCTGCTGTAATCTGGGTGTGATCTTTGACTCTCACCTTTCCTCTCAGTGTCAGGCGACTAAAGTTGTGAAATCACGTTTTAAGAAACAGTCAGTTATGTTATCTTTGTCTTATCTAAATCTTCAGATAATAATTCACACATCTGTCCTGGAGGAACGATCATTTCTGTGATGATTTTCCTTAGATTTCCCTTTTTCCTATTAAAagggtttttcctctccaacagtGGATCTGCATTTAGAGATAAATGAAAAACCTTTCCAGCCAATGAAACCTGGTGTCAAACTGTTAAACTAGAAAACAGTTATGAACATATTACACCATTGAGGTTAATCTTtgattgtagcaggctcagttagAGCTCTGGTAGAGCTAGAGCGAAGGTCCAAAGGTAGTCgaaattttggcgtggaaaaactgtcatggcaaatttcaaaggggtcccttgacctctgacctcaagatatgtgaatgaaaatgggttctatgggtacccatgagtctccctttacagacatgcccactttatgataataacatgcaatttggggcaaaaaccattcAGTCTTTTGAATACAgtagaaatgtgttatttccgcctatactaaaatggtgtatttgaatatttctgcatactggggtccctaaaaagtcttgaattacataaattaggtaacactgtaaagctgagactcttttggatccaatgagcccatctgtattcatgtgtgatgatgttagtccccatagtagccatttcattgtagtgagaccatgttttggaacttgacctcactgtataaaatgacctgtggtgacctctaggataatcacagcctcatgaaactttacagccacagactagagacctagagcattcagagaatggatggctttcctagctagattgacaataagggggtttctgagcagtttacacaacagaagtgctcgccatccaatcgccaagaaaaatgcaattcatgcagaaatctccaaatgttacaactttttgataccaaatcacagcatggctttttctgctccgcagcgaaagctggaccggagaggccagacacataGCCACCTGacattaaagatcaaagtaagcgcgctacacctattgaccgtcatcttttcttgtaaaatgtccattGTAATCgctaacaccggtgttgtcacgactttattaaccggtgggaaaatttcctcaccgtcacatccctactaGAGGGTCAGGCCCGGTGctacatatttataatattattaaagtAGAAATGTAGCAATAATAATAGTGTTatggaaattaatttaatatcaaGTTAAACTAACAAAAACTCTGAATGACACTTCCTCCTGTTGTCTTTAATGCCAACACTAGTCTCTGATCTGTAAAGGTCAATGAACTTCTGAACCAGATTTTATGTGTTAAGTGACGCATAAACAGAAAGATAACAGACACACATCCTGGTGTCTGCAGCAAAGACTTTTAACCCACATAACTTAACATGAACCTGACTTAATGTGACTCTTTCTGTCTCACAgccaaaataaatgattattaaCAGGATGCAGGTTGCACTTCATGATCACACCATGTCCTCTGTAGTCTTGATAGAAATTTTTGGGAGagcaatttatattttattatttaaagttaCACATAGTCTGTCTTTTAAAGGCAGATATCCGGCCAAAATCGCAGACAATGCACTgaatactcaatatgtgtactatcgttcaaca
The nucleotide sequence above comes from Sebastes fasciatus isolate fSebFas1 chromosome 4, fSebFas1.pri, whole genome shotgun sequence. Encoded proteins:
- the LOC141766598 gene encoding peroxisomal succinyl-coenzyme A thioesterase-like gives rise to the protein MDRKQCCVELSVEPSRGLMDEKFIVLVQNVFPGSQLTVYALYQCDDGHSWEAFAHYTANTTGTVNVSEDPSLGGTYSGVEPMGLMWSLRPVPGSKPWLRMRKMNAQTPMEVKISVYQGHQTEGFVDQVPLAGVVVERWYMAPGVRRIPVTENGLTATLFLPSGPGPFPGLLDLWGGGGKLVEYRSALLASHGFASLALDYLTPKVTIETGKMVDNEYFETAYRLLEQHPQILSSRIAMMGLSFGTSVTLKTAVYSKVVKLRCIVCISGSHVQPIDATIEQTFIVYKQNVDKARFTEENHVIWRDLLLPIPTDPSLKVDVGRLKCPLLLVVAEDDQNWPAQESAMDMKEMMKQAGNSHLLTVLSYPNAGHLIEPPFTPFARASTFTTVGPSSQTVVVLWGGEMVAHSHAQEDAWRKMLVFLREHLYGGANPGATSFSHL